In a genomic window of Maricaulis maris MCS10:
- the rplJ gene encoding 50S ribosomal protein L10 encodes MDRIQKEASVEELNGIFSEAGSVVMAHYNGMTVAEMTELRAKLRELGGTFKVVRNRLAKIALQGKPGEGAADLFTGPVAIAYSEDFVAAPKVLVEYAKSNDKLVILGGFMEEDVFDAAGIDALSKMPSREELIATISARLMGQASQVAQRLMAPAQGLAGAIDVIREKADA; translated from the coding sequence ATGGATCGCATTCAAAAAGAAGCGTCCGTTGAAGAGCTGAATGGCATCTTCTCGGAAGCTGGATCCGTGGTCATGGCCCACTACAATGGCATGACTGTTGCGGAAATGACGGAACTGCGCGCCAAGCTCCGCGAGCTGGGTGGCACGTTCAAGGTGGTGCGTAACCGCCTCGCCAAAATCGCACTGCAAGGCAAGCCGGGTGAGGGCGCTGCCGACCTGTTCACAGGTCCGGTCGCAATCGCTTACTCGGAAGACTTTGTGGCCGCGCCGAAGGTGCTGGTCGAGTACGCCAAAAGCAACGACAAGCTCGTCATTCTCGGCGGCTTCATGGAAGAAGACGTGTTCGACGCCGCCGGCATCGACGCTCTCTCCAAGATGCCGTCCCGTGAAGAGCTTATTGCCACCATCTCTGCCCGCCTCATGGGGCAGGCTTCGCAGGTGGCCCAGCGCCTCATGGCTCCGGCTCAAGGTCTTGCGGGGGCGATCGACGTCATCCGCGAGAAGGCCGACGCCTGA
- the rpoB gene encoding DNA-directed RNA polymerase subunit beta, producing MGLSFTGKKRIRKSFGRIPETVAMPNLIEVQKSSYEHFLMKEVPAAERDDTGMQAVFKSVFPVKDFAERAVLDFVSYEFEPPKFDVEECQQRDMTFAAPLKVKMRLIVFDVDEETGARSVKDIKEQDVYMGDIPLMTDKGTFVVNGTERVIVSQMHRSPGVFFDHDRGKTHASGKYLFAARIIPYRGSWLDFEFDAKDVVHMRLDRRRKLPATTLLYALGLDKEEILSTFYDTVTYKASKKGWTVPYVKERWRGVKPARDLVDAKTGDIIAPAGKKISARAANKFADDGLAALLVSDEHLLGGYLADDMVNLETGEIFAEAGDEMSEEILETLKDTGVKELNLLDIDPATGVGPYIRATLAADKNDSREQALVDIYRVMRPGEPPTPETAEAMFQGLFFDSERYDLSAVGRVKMNMRLDLDAPDDMRTLRKEDILAVLKTLVGLRDGRGEIDDIDNLGNRRVRSVGELMENQYRIGLLRMERAIKERMSSVDIETVMPHDLVNAKPAAAAVREFFGSSQLSQFMDQTNPLSEVTHKRRLSALGPGGLTRERAGFEVRDVHPTHYGRICPIETPEGPNIGLINSLSTFARVNKYGFIESPYRKVENGKLTDQVDYLSAMQESRYSIAQANAHVTESGELDNEFVNCRVAGDVTLVPREDVEYIDVSPKQVVSVAAALIPFLENDDANRALMGSNMQRQAVPLVKAEAPLVGTGMESIVARDSGAAIAARRTGVIEQVDATRIVIRATEDLDAAKSGVDIYRLSKFQRSNQSTCINQRPIVRVGDQVHAGDIIADGPSTDLGELALGRNVVVAFMPWNGYNFEDSILISERIVRDDVFTSIHLEEFEIAARDTKLGPEEITRDIPNVGEEALRNLDEAGIVAVGAEVAAGDILVGKVTPKGESPMTPEEKLLRAIFGEKASDVRDTSLRMPSGATGTVVEVRVFNRHGVDKDERAISIEREEIERLGKDRDDELAILERNIYQRLGDLLLGKTAVSGPRGFAKGKVSQDALDETPRSGWWRIGLDDEKAMAEVEALQKQYDDSKARLDRRFEDKVDKLQRGDEMPPGVMKMVKVFVAVKRKLQPGDKMAGRHGNKGVISKINPIEDMPFLANGEAVDIVLNPLGVPSRMNVGQILETHLGWACRGLGKQLGEAYDAYKRDGSTATLRSELDRVYEGDELPETDSDIAELGLNLSNGVPIATPVFDGAREPDVAHWLTKAGFDPSGQSTLYDGQTGEPFRRKVTVGVKHLLKLHHLVDDKIHARSIGPYSLVTQQPLGGKAQFGGQRFGEMEVWALEAYGAAYTLQEMLTVKSDDVAGRTKVYEAIVRGDDTFEAGVPESFNVLVKEMRSLGLNVELKNG from the coding sequence ATGGGTCTGTCGTTCACCGGCAAAAAGCGGATTCGCAAATCTTTCGGACGTATTCCGGAAACCGTTGCGATGCCGAATCTCATCGAAGTCCAGAAGAGCTCATACGAGCACTTCCTGATGAAAGAGGTGCCTGCCGCCGAGCGCGACGACACCGGCATGCAGGCGGTCTTCAAGTCCGTCTTCCCGGTCAAGGATTTCGCCGAACGGGCTGTCCTCGACTTCGTGTCCTACGAATTCGAGCCCCCCAAGTTCGACGTTGAAGAGTGCCAGCAGCGCGACATGACGTTCGCCGCGCCACTCAAGGTCAAAATGCGTCTCATCGTGTTTGATGTGGACGAGGAAACCGGCGCCCGTTCGGTCAAGGACATCAAGGAGCAGGACGTCTACATGGGCGATATCCCGCTCATGACGGACAAGGGCACCTTCGTCGTCAACGGCACCGAGCGCGTGATCGTTTCCCAGATGCACCGTTCGCCGGGCGTCTTCTTCGATCATGACCGCGGCAAGACCCATGCCTCGGGCAAGTATCTGTTCGCCGCTCGCATCATTCCTTACCGCGGCTCCTGGCTCGACTTCGAGTTTGATGCCAAGGACGTGGTCCACATGCGCCTCGACCGCCGCCGCAAGCTGCCGGCGACGACGCTGCTTTATGCGCTGGGTCTGGACAAGGAAGAGATCCTCTCGACCTTCTACGACACGGTCACCTACAAGGCGTCCAAGAAGGGCTGGACCGTTCCTTACGTGAAGGAACGCTGGCGTGGCGTGAAGCCTGCGCGTGATCTCGTTGATGCCAAGACGGGCGACATCATCGCGCCGGCTGGCAAGAAGATCTCCGCCCGTGCCGCCAACAAGTTTGCCGATGACGGCCTGGCCGCTCTGCTGGTTTCCGACGAGCACCTGCTCGGCGGCTATCTGGCCGACGATATGGTCAATCTGGAAACCGGTGAGATCTTTGCCGAAGCCGGCGACGAGATGAGCGAAGAGATTCTCGAGACGCTGAAGGATACCGGCGTCAAGGAACTCAACCTGCTCGACATCGACCCGGCGACCGGCGTCGGTCCCTACATCCGTGCGACCCTGGCTGCCGACAAGAATGACAGCCGTGAGCAGGCGTTGGTGGACATCTATCGCGTCATGCGTCCCGGTGAGCCGCCGACCCCGGAAACCGCTGAAGCGATGTTCCAGGGCCTGTTCTTCGATTCCGAGCGCTATGACCTCTCGGCTGTCGGCCGGGTGAAAATGAACATGCGCCTGGACCTCGATGCTCCGGACGACATGCGCACCCTGCGCAAGGAAGACATCCTGGCAGTCCTCAAGACGCTGGTCGGCCTGCGTGATGGTCGCGGCGAAATCGACGACATCGACAATCTCGGCAACCGCCGTGTGCGTTCGGTCGGCGAGCTGATGGAAAACCAGTACCGCATCGGCCTGCTGCGCATGGAACGTGCGATCAAGGAGCGGATGTCTTCGGTCGATATCGAGACCGTGATGCCGCACGACCTGGTCAACGCCAAGCCGGCTGCCGCTGCCGTGCGTGAATTCTTCGGCTCCTCGCAGCTGTCGCAATTCATGGACCAGACCAACCCGCTGTCGGAAGTCACCCACAAGCGTCGTCTCTCGGCGCTTGGCCCGGGTGGCCTGACCCGCGAGCGTGCCGGTTTTGAAGTTCGCGACGTGCACCCGACCCATTACGGCCGGATCTGCCCGATTGAGACACCGGAAGGCCCGAATATCGGCCTGATCAACTCGCTGTCGACTTTCGCCCGCGTCAACAAGTACGGTTTCATCGAGAGCCCCTACCGCAAGGTCGAGAATGGCAAGCTGACCGACCAGGTCGACTACCTCTCCGCCATGCAGGAGTCGCGCTACTCGATCGCCCAGGCGAACGCCCATGTCACCGAAAGCGGTGAGCTGGACAATGAGTTCGTCAACTGCCGGGTTGCCGGTGATGTGACGCTCGTGCCGCGCGAAGACGTGGAATATATCGACGTGTCGCCGAAACAGGTTGTTTCGGTCGCCGCGGCGCTCATTCCCTTCCTCGAAAACGATGACGCCAACCGCGCCCTGATGGGCTCGAACATGCAACGCCAGGCCGTTCCGCTCGTGAAGGCGGAAGCGCCGCTCGTCGGCACCGGCATGGAAAGCATTGTGGCGCGCGATTCCGGTGCGGCGATTGCTGCCCGCCGGACCGGTGTGATCGAACAGGTCGACGCGACCCGTATCGTTATCCGTGCAACGGAAGATCTTGATGCCGCCAAGTCAGGCGTCGACATCTACCGCCTGTCCAAATTCCAGCGGTCGAACCAGTCGACCTGTATCAACCAGCGCCCGATCGTGCGCGTGGGTGACCAGGTCCATGCCGGTGACATCATTGCAGATGGCCCGTCCACCGATCTCGGCGAGCTCGCGCTCGGCCGTAATGTTGTCGTCGCCTTCATGCCGTGGAATGGCTACAACTTCGAGGACTCGATCCTGATTTCCGAGCGCATCGTGCGCGACGACGTCTTCACCTCGATCCACCTCGAAGAGTTCGAGATCGCGGCCCGCGACACCAAGCTGGGACCGGAAGAGATCACACGCGATATTCCGAATGTCGGCGAGGAAGCCCTGCGCAATCTCGACGAAGCCGGTATTGTTGCGGTTGGTGCTGAAGTCGCCGCTGGCGATATCCTGGTCGGCAAGGTCACACCGAAGGGCGAGAGCCCGATGACGCCGGAAGAAAAGCTTCTGCGCGCCATCTTCGGTGAGAAAGCCTCCGACGTTCGTGACACCTCGCTTCGCATGCCGTCCGGTGCCACCGGCACGGTGGTCGAAGTCCGCGTCTTCAACCGTCATGGTGTCGACAAGGATGAGCGCGCGATTTCCATCGAGCGTGAAGAGATCGAACGTCTCGGCAAGGACCGGGATGACGAGCTCGCCATCCTCGAGCGCAACATCTATCAGCGTCTCGGCGATCTCCTGCTTGGCAAGACGGCGGTCTCCGGCCCGCGCGGCTTTGCCAAGGGCAAGGTTTCGCAGGACGCGCTGGACGAAACCCCGCGCAGCGGCTGGTGGCGTATCGGCCTCGACGACGAGAAGGCCATGGCCGAAGTCGAAGCCCTGCAAAAGCAGTATGACGACTCGAAGGCTCGCCTCGACCGTCGCTTTGAAGACAAGGTCGACAAGCTCCAGCGCGGCGATGAAATGCCGCCGGGCGTGATGAAGATGGTCAAGGTCTTCGTCGCCGTGAAGCGCAAGCTTCAGCCGGGTGACAAGATGGCCGGCCGTCACGGCAACAAGGGTGTCATCTCCAAGATCAACCCGATCGAGGACATGCCCTTCCTGGCCAATGGCGAAGCGGTGGACATCGTCCTCAACCCGCTCGGCGTGCCGTCGCGAATGAATGTCGGTCAGATCCTGGAAACCCATCTGGGTTGGGCCTGCCGCGGTCTCGGCAAACAGCTCGGCGAAGCCTATGACGCCTACAAGCGTGATGGCAGCACCGCGACGCTGAGATCCGAGCTGGACCGGGTCTATGAAGGAGATGAGCTTCCGGAAACGGATAGCGATATCGCCGAACTGGGCCTGAACCTGTCCAATGGCGTGCCGATCGCGACCCCGGTCTTCGACGGTGCCCGTGAGCCCGATGTGGCGCATTGGCTGACCAAGGCGGGCTTCGATCCGTCCGGCCAGTCGACGCTCTATGACGGTCAGACCGGTGAACCCTTCCGTCGCAAGGTGACGGTCGGTGTGAAGCACCTGCTGAAACTGCACCACCTGGTGGATGACAAGATCCACGCCCGTTCGATCGGACCGTACAGCCTTGTGACCCAGCAGCCGCTGGGTGGTAAGGCCCAGTTCGGTGGTCAGCGCTTCGGTGAGATGGAAGTGTGGGCGCTTGAAGCTTACGGCGCGGCGTACACGCTGCAGGAAATGCTGACGGTGAAGTCGGATGACGTGGCCGGCCGGACCAAGGTCTATGAGGCCATTGTCCGCGGTGACGACACCTTCGAAGCCGGCGTTCCGGAAAGCTTCAACGTGCTGGTCAAGGAAATGCGTTCTCTCGGCCTCAACGTCGAACTGAAGAACGGCTAA
- the rplK gene encoding 50S ribosomal protein L11, translating to MAKKIAGYIKLQVPAGAANPSPPIGPALGQRGVNIMEFCKAFNAKTQEMEKGMPIPTTITVFSDKSFTFAIATPPASFFLKKAAKIAKGSSTPSQTTAGTVSMAQCREIAEAKFNDLNANDLDQATKIIAGSARSMGLQVTE from the coding sequence ATGGCGAAGAAAATTGCCGGTTATATCAAGCTGCAAGTGCCTGCGGGCGCAGCTAACCCGTCCCCGCCGATCGGCCCGGCCCTGGGTCAGCGCGGCGTGAACATCATGGAATTCTGCAAGGCCTTCAACGCGAAGACCCAGGAGATGGAAAAAGGGATGCCGATCCCGACGACCATCACGGTCTTCTCGGACAAATCCTTCACCTTTGCCATCGCGACGCCGCCGGCCAGCTTCTTCCTGAAGAAGGCTGCGAAGATCGCGAAGGGCTCCAGCACGCCGAGCCAGACGACGGCCGGAACTGTCTCGATGGCCCAGTGCCGCGAGATTGCTGAAGCAAAGTTCAACGACCTCAATGCGAACGACCTCGACCAGGCGACCAAGATCATCGCCGGTTCCGCGCGTTCCATGGGCCTGCAGGTGACGGAGTAA
- the secE gene encoding preprotein translocase subunit SecE, whose protein sequence is MTRNAKNTTPSTAKADTAAPKKKGVGPFKYLSQVRQEARKVTWTTRQETLVSTVLVLILSVIAMLFFWGVDSLISWTIQTILSLG, encoded by the coding sequence ATGACGCGGAACGCGAAGAATACGACGCCTTCGACGGCCAAGGCTGATACGGCTGCACCCAAGAAAAAGGGTGTCGGTCCGTTCAAATACCTGTCGCAGGTACGCCAGGAAGCACGCAAGGTGACGTGGACGACGCGTCAGGAGACCCTGGTCTCCACCGTTCTTGTGCTGATCCTGAGCGTGATCGCCATGCTGTTCTTCTGGGGGGTCGATTCTCTCATCAGCTGGACCATCCAAACCATTCTGTCCCTGGGCTAA
- the rplA gene encoding 50S ribosomal protein L1 — protein MANIGKRLSAARETFDRDTLYTIDDAVAHVKSNAKAKFDETIELAINLGVDPRHADQMVRGVCNLPNGTGRSVRVAVFAKGPKAEEATKAGADVVGAEDLMEQIQGGNINFDKVIATPDMMPLVGRLGKVLGPRGMMPNPKVGTVTMGVTKAVNDSKGGAVEFRVEKAGIIHAGVGKASFTEAALAENVRALVDAIVKAKPSGAKGLYVRRIALSSTMGPGVKIDTSAAVSA, from the coding sequence ATGGCGAATATCGGAAAACGCCTCTCGGCGGCTCGCGAGACCTTTGATCGCGACACGCTGTACACGATCGACGACGCCGTCGCTCATGTGAAATCCAATGCCAAGGCCAAGTTCGATGAGACCATCGAGCTTGCCATCAATCTGGGTGTCGACCCGCGCCACGCTGACCAGATGGTCCGTGGTGTCTGCAACCTCCCGAATGGCACCGGCCGTTCGGTCCGCGTTGCTGTCTTCGCCAAGGGCCCGAAGGCTGAAGAAGCCACCAAGGCCGGCGCCGACGTTGTCGGTGCGGAAGACCTGATGGAGCAGATCCAGGGCGGCAACATCAATTTCGACAAGGTCATCGCGACCCCGGACATGATGCCGCTGGTCGGTCGTCTCGGTAAGGTGCTCGGCCCGCGCGGCATGATGCCGAACCCGAAAGTCGGCACGGTCACGATGGGCGTCACCAAGGCGGTGAATGATTCCAAGGGCGGTGCTGTCGAGTTCCGTGTCGAAAAAGCCGGCATCATCCACGCCGGTGTCGGCAAGGCCAGCTTCACCGAAGCAGCCCTGGCTGAAAACGTTCGCGCGCTTGTCGATGCGATCGTCAAGGCCAAGCCGTCAGGCGCCAAGGGTCTGTATGTACGCCGGATTGCCCTGTCTTCGACGATGGGCCCCGGTGTCAAAATCGATACGTCTGCCGCCGTTTCGGCGTAA
- the nusG gene encoding transcription termination/antitermination protein NusG, with product MSAKWYIVHAYSNFEKKVADAIRIEASIKGLEDKFEEILVPTEDVVEVRKGRKINAERKYFPGYVLVKMDMTDQAYHLVTSTPKVTGFLGSGKKPIPVSENEVKRILGQMEEDAERPRPTVSYEIGETVNVIDGHFQSFNGVVEEVDDENGRLKVAINIFGRATPVELEYAQVEKIA from the coding sequence ATGTCTGCCAAGTGGTATATCGTGCATGCCTATTCGAACTTCGAGAAGAAGGTCGCCGACGCGATCCGTATCGAAGCATCGATCAAGGGCCTTGAGGACAAGTTCGAGGAAATCCTCGTTCCGACCGAAGACGTCGTGGAAGTTCGCAAGGGTCGAAAGATCAATGCCGAGCGCAAGTATTTCCCGGGCTATGTCCTGGTGAAGATGGACATGACCGACCAAGCCTACCACCTCGTCACCTCGACCCCGAAAGTCACCGGCTTTCTCGGTTCGGGGAAGAAGCCGATTCCGGTTTCCGAGAACGAGGTCAAGCGGATCCTCGGCCAGATGGAAGAGGATGCGGAGCGCCCGCGTCCGACCGTCAGCTACGAGATCGGCGAAACCGTCAATGTCATCGACGGCCACTTCCAGAGCTTCAACGGTGTTGTCGAGGAAGTGGACGACGAAAATGGCCGCCTGAAGGTTGCCATCAATATTTTCGGCCGGGCGACCCCGGTCGAGCTCGAATACGCTCAGGTAGAGAAGATCGCCTAG
- the rplL gene encoding 50S ribosomal protein L7/L12, producing the protein MADVAKLCDELLALTILEAKELNDLLEEKGIKAAAAVAVAGPAGGGDAPAAEEKDEFDVVLTGAGDKKINVIKEVRAITGLGLKEAKDLVEGAPKAVKEAASKTEAEEIKAKLEAAGASVELK; encoded by the coding sequence ATGGCTGATGTAGCTAAACTCTGCGACGAACTTCTCGCCCTCACCATCCTTGAAGCCAAGGAACTGAACGATCTTCTGGAAGAAAAAGGCATCAAGGCTGCTGCAGCCGTTGCCGTTGCTGGCCCGGCCGGCGGTGGCGATGCTCCGGCTGCTGAAGAGAAAGACGAGTTTGACGTCGTTCTCACCGGCGCTGGTGACAAGAAGATCAACGTCATCAAGGAAGTCCGTGCCATCACCGGTCTTGGCCTGAAAGAAGCCAAGGACCTGGTCGAAGGTGCGCCGAAGGCCGTCAAGGAAGCTGCTTCGAAGACCGAAGCAGAAGAAATCAAGGCCAAGCTGGAAGCCGCAGGCGCCAGCGTTGAGCTGAAATAG